One window of the Natrinema sp. CBA1119 genome contains the following:
- a CDS encoding citrate/2-methylcitrate synthase, with the protein MSPSVYDPRLESVTVAETSLSDIDGENGDLLIGGYPVAELATNATYEETVFLLFEGRLPTAEELADFRGALVSRRNLPSAVRAVLREAAAADEPVMDAIRMGIAAATLETDATEPRAAAERVVAVFPTIAAAYWRYRRGAEPVAPDEELGHAANYLYMLTGERPADTDVRGLEAFLTTLIEHGLNPSTFTARTVLSTESDVVSAVTAAVGTFKGSRHGGGLELVADALQTVHESGGGEAYVREKLDAGERVKGFGHPVYEGRDPRAPVLSAVAERLADGSGDDFLETVREFEAVAGDVLAERVPKRGTEPNVEFYAAAVLRAIGLPRELFTATFGVSRVGGWTAHCLEQLADNDLVRPTGRYVGATEQAWLPVENRYVAGDSVVRHPVESSSLEPVSETLAVLSEPSRLELLLLLSDRDDVVSYSALRASSSIEDKGRFNYHLRQLREYFVAKREAGYELTDAGRTVVRSVLTEGRLADDLRK; encoded by the coding sequence GTGTCACCTTCGGTCTACGATCCGCGACTCGAGTCGGTTACCGTCGCCGAAACGTCGCTCAGCGATATCGACGGCGAGAACGGCGATCTCCTGATCGGCGGCTATCCCGTCGCGGAACTCGCGACCAACGCGACCTACGAGGAAACGGTCTTTCTCCTGTTCGAGGGTCGACTGCCGACCGCCGAGGAACTCGCGGACTTTCGCGGCGCTCTCGTGAGTCGCCGCAACCTCCCTTCGGCGGTCCGAGCGGTACTTCGGGAGGCCGCCGCGGCCGACGAACCCGTGATGGATGCGATCCGGATGGGTATCGCGGCGGCGACCCTCGAGACCGACGCGACGGAGCCGCGGGCGGCCGCCGAGCGAGTCGTTGCCGTCTTCCCCACGATCGCTGCCGCGTACTGGCGGTATCGACGCGGTGCGGAGCCGGTTGCGCCCGACGAGGAGCTTGGCCACGCCGCGAACTATCTGTACATGCTCACGGGCGAGCGGCCGGCCGACACCGACGTTCGCGGCCTCGAGGCGTTCCTGACGACCCTGATCGAACACGGCCTCAATCCGTCGACGTTTACCGCCCGAACCGTGCTGTCGACGGAGTCCGACGTCGTCTCCGCGGTGACGGCCGCCGTCGGGACGTTCAAGGGATCGCGCCACGGCGGCGGGCTCGAACTGGTCGCCGACGCCCTGCAGACGGTCCACGAGTCCGGCGGTGGCGAGGCGTACGTCCGCGAGAAGCTGGACGCCGGCGAGCGCGTGAAGGGGTTCGGCCATCCGGTCTACGAGGGACGGGACCCGCGTGCGCCGGTGCTTTCGGCGGTCGCCGAGCGCCTCGCCGACGGGTCGGGCGACGACTTCCTCGAGACCGTCCGGGAGTTCGAGGCGGTCGCCGGCGACGTGCTGGCCGAGCGCGTTCCCAAGCGGGGGACGGAGCCGAACGTCGAGTTCTACGCCGCCGCCGTGCTCCGGGCGATCGGTCTCCCGCGGGAGCTGTTTACGGCGACGTTCGGCGTCTCGCGGGTCGGCGGCTGGACGGCCCACTGTCTCGAGCAGTTGGCCGACAACGACCTCGTTCGGCCCACCGGCCGGTACGTCGGCGCGACGGAGCAGGCGTGGCTCCCCGTCGAGAACCGATACGTCGCGGGTGATTCGGTGGTTCGACACCCGGTCGAGTCCTCGTCGCTCGAGCCCGTTTCGGAGACGCTCGCGGTCCTCTCGGAGCCGAGTCGGCTCGAACTCCTCTTGCTGTTGTCCGACCGCGACGACGTGGTTTCGTACTCGGCGCTGCGCGCGTCGTCGTCGATCGAGGACAAGGGGCGGTTCAACTACCACCTGCGCCAGCTCCGGGAGTATTTCGTCGCGAAGCGCGAGGCGGGGTACGAACTGACCGACGCCGGTCGAACGGTCGTCCGGAGCGTCCTGACCGAGGGCCGACTCGCCGACGACCTCCGCAAGTAG
- a CDS encoding citrate synthase, with amino-acid sequence MSETVNRGLEGITVAETRLSDIDGESGALTIGGFPVAELATNATYEESVFLLVEDRLPTAAELADFRADLASRREISEEVRAVLRRAAAEDRPAMDALRMGLAASTLGTAESVSEETARRVVAVVPTIVATYWRYRRGNEPVPPREDLGHAANYLYMLTGTEPDEATVRGLETYLNTVVDHGVNASTFTARTVVSTQSDLVSAATAAVGSLKGPLHGGAPGPVLDMLRTVHERGDPDAYVREKLDAGERLMGFGHRVYRVRDPRAAVLSSAADRLYQGRDDDFFETVRAFETVAVDALAARGGDRRLDTNVEFYTAALLEGVGIPMELFTTTFAVSRVAGWMAHCLEQRADNRLIRPVSRHVGETDRTWTPVDER; translated from the coding sequence ATGAGCGAGACCGTCAATCGGGGACTCGAGGGTATCACCGTCGCGGAGACGAGACTGAGCGACATCGACGGGGAGTCGGGAGCGCTGACCATCGGCGGGTTCCCGGTGGCGGAACTCGCGACGAATGCGACCTACGAGGAAAGCGTCTTTCTCCTGGTCGAGGATCGACTGCCGACGGCCGCGGAACTCGCCGACTTCCGTGCGGACCTCGCGAGCCGACGCGAGATCTCCGAGGAGGTCCGTGCCGTCCTTCGACGGGCCGCCGCCGAGGACCGTCCGGCGATGGACGCGCTCCGGATGGGGTTGGCCGCGTCGACGCTCGGAACCGCGGAGTCCGTGTCGGAGGAGACCGCACGGCGAGTCGTCGCTGTCGTCCCGACCATCGTCGCGACCTACTGGCGATACCGACGGGGTAACGAGCCCGTCCCCCCGCGCGAGGACCTCGGCCACGCCGCGAACTACCTGTACATGCTCACCGGTACAGAGCCGGACGAGGCCACCGTCCGCGGGCTCGAGACCTACCTCAATACCGTCGTCGACCACGGCGTCAATGCTTCGACGTTTACCGCGCGGACCGTCGTCTCGACGCAGTCGGATCTCGTCTCGGCGGCGACCGCCGCGGTCGGTTCGCTCAAGGGACCGCTCCACGGCGGCGCGCCCGGTCCCGTTCTCGACATGCTCCGGACCGTCCACGAGCGCGGGGATCCCGACGCCTACGTCCGCGAAAAACTCGACGCCGGCGAACGGCTGATGGGTTTTGGCCACCGCGTCTACCGGGTCCGAGACCCGCGAGCGGCGGTCCTCTCGTCGGCGGCGGACCGCCTCTATCAGGGGAGGGACGACGACTTCTTCGAGACGGTCCGGGCGTTCGAGACGGTCGCCGTCGACGCCCTCGCGGCGCGGGGCGGCGACCGCCGCCTCGACACTAACGTCGAGTTCTACACCGCCGCCTTGCTCGAGGGCGTCGGGATTCCGATGGAACTGTTCACGACGACGTTCGCGGTCTCGCGAGTCGCCGGGTGGATGGCCCACTGCCTCGAGCAGCGGGCAGACAACCGACTGATCCGACCGGTCTCCCGGCACGTCGGCGAGACCGATCGGACGTGGACGCCAGTCGACGAGCGGTGA
- a CDS encoding four-helix bundle copper-binding protein — MALQQLENAHSDEHMQECIDNCLEAAQVCEWCADACAGEGEGMARCIRLCRDVADIASLHARFMARNSGYHQELGELCADLCEECAEECEQHDHDHCQACAEVLPKCAESCREMAGA, encoded by the coding sequence ATGGCACTACAACAACTCGAAAACGCGCATTCTGACGAGCACATGCAGGAGTGTATCGACAACTGCCTCGAGGCCGCCCAGGTCTGCGAGTGGTGTGCGGACGCCTGTGCGGGCGAGGGCGAAGGGATGGCCCGCTGTATCCGGCTCTGCCGGGACGTAGCCGACATCGCGTCGCTGCACGCGCGATTCATGGCGCGCAACTCGGGGTATCACCAGGAGCTGGGCGAACTCTGTGCAGACCTCTGCGAGGAGTGTGCCGAGGAGTGCGAACAGCACGATCACGACCACTGTCAGGCCTGTGCAGAAGTCCTGCCGAAGTGCGCCGAGAGCTGTCGGGAGATGGCCGGGGCCTGA
- the hisE gene encoding phosphoribosyl-ATP diphosphatase yields MDETLEELFAVIEDRKETLPEDSYTASLFTHEKGENEVLEKLGEETTELVLAAKDDDREEIAHEGADIVYHLLVLLSMKDMELSDLEAELEARR; encoded by the coding sequence ATGGACGAAACGCTCGAGGAACTGTTCGCCGTGATCGAAGACCGGAAGGAAACGCTGCCCGAGGACTCCTACACCGCGTCGCTGTTTACCCACGAGAAAGGGGAGAACGAAGTGTTAGAAAAACTCGGCGAGGAGACGACCGAACTCGTGTTGGCCGCAAAGGACGACGACCGCGAGGAGATCGCCCACGAGGGTGCCGACATCGTCTACCACCTGCTCGTCTTGCTCTCCATGAAGGACATGGAGCTCTCGGATCTCGAGGCGGAACTCGAGGCGCGGCGCTAG
- a CDS encoding bifunctional nuclease family protein, whose protein sequence is MQASIDAVRVAGTPQGPVPVVVLAVDGEDDVVPIFIGFSEATSIARGLEAEDIGRPLTHDLLLDVMEELGSRIDRVVVNEIKERGDGQGGTYIADLHLETARGETVVDARPSDSLALAARTNAPIEVSESVFEDGRDDSEKFDELEDIRNVSGEM, encoded by the coding sequence ATGCAGGCATCCATCGACGCGGTTCGCGTCGCGGGGACCCCCCAGGGACCGGTCCCGGTTGTCGTCCTCGCCGTCGACGGCGAGGACGATGTCGTGCCGATATTCATCGGCTTCAGCGAGGCGACAAGCATCGCCCGCGGGCTCGAAGCCGAGGACATCGGACGGCCGCTGACGCACGATCTCTTGTTGGACGTCATGGAGGAGTTGGGCAGTCGGATCGACCGCGTCGTCGTCAACGAAATCAAGGAGCGCGGAGACGGACAGGGCGGGACCTACATCGCCGATCTCCACCTCGAGACGGCCCGCGGCGAGACGGTCGTCGACGCCCGGCCGAGCGATTCGCTCGCGCTGGCGGCCCGGACGAACGCGCCGATCGAGGTCTCCGAGTCGGTCTTCGAGGACGGGCGAGACGATAGCGAAAAGTTTGACGAACTCGAAGACATCCGCAACGTGTCGGGTGAAATGTAG
- the pdxT gene encoding pyridoxal 5'-phosphate synthase glutaminase subunit PdxT: MSLTAGVVAVQGDVEEHAAAIERAAAVRDREVTVREIRESGIVPDCDLLAMPGGESTTISRLLHSEGIAPEIRAHVAAGKPLLATCAGLIVASSDAGDDRIEELGVLDVSVERNAFGRQKDSFEAPLAVAGLDEPYPAVFIRAPAIDSVGGADVLASWDDRPVAVRDGPVVGTSFHPELTPDSRIHGLAFFENDAATTPALEEPR; this comes from the coding sequence ATGTCACTGACTGCGGGCGTCGTCGCGGTTCAGGGCGACGTCGAGGAACACGCAGCGGCCATCGAGCGCGCCGCCGCGGTTCGCGACCGCGAAGTCACCGTCCGCGAGATCCGCGAGTCGGGGATCGTCCCCGACTGCGATCTGCTGGCGATGCCCGGCGGCGAGTCGACGACCATCTCCCGACTGCTCCACAGCGAGGGGATCGCCCCCGAAATCCGAGCGCACGTCGCCGCCGGGAAGCCCCTGCTCGCGACGTGTGCCGGCCTGATCGTCGCCTCGAGCGACGCCGGCGACGACCGGATCGAGGAACTCGGCGTCCTCGACGTGAGCGTCGAGCGAAACGCGTTCGGCCGGCAGAAAGACAGCTTCGAAGCGCCGCTCGCCGTCGCGGGCCTCGACGAGCCGTATCCGGCGGTGTTCATTCGCGCACCCGCTATCGATTCGGTCGGCGGCGCTGATGTCCTCGCGTCGTGGGACGACCGCCCGGTCGCCGTCCGGGACGGGCCGGTCGTCGGGACCTCCTTTCACCCGGAACTGACGCCGGACAGCCGGATTCACGGGCTGGCCTTCTTCGAAAACGACGCGGCGACGACGCCGGCGCTCGAGGAGCCCCGATAA
- a CDS encoding DUF4177 domain-containing protein — translation MSRIDARRWEYRTLRPVRGETKKEAEDPQAALNEHGADGWELVETIDYTGGGTKYLVFKRPAETSAGADDG, via the coding sequence ATGAGCCGAATTGACGCGCGTCGATGGGAGTACAGGACGCTCAGACCGGTTCGCGGCGAAACGAAAAAGGAGGCCGAGGACCCCCAAGCGGCGCTGAACGAGCACGGCGCTGACGGCTGGGAACTCGTCGAGACGATCGACTACACGGGCGGCGGGACCAAGTACCTGGTATTCAAACGCCCCGCCGAGACGAGTGCCGGTGCCGATGACGGGTGA
- a CDS encoding preprotein translocase subunit Sec61beta, which yields MDKGQNTGGLMSSAGLVRYFDSEDSNAIRIDPKTVIAFGVMLGVLVQLLTFVS from the coding sequence ATGGACAAAGGACAGAACACTGGCGGGCTGATGTCCAGTGCCGGACTCGTCCGGTACTTCGACTCCGAGGACTCGAACGCCATCCGTATCGACCCCAAGACGGTCATCGCGTTCGGCGTCATGCTGGGCGTGCTGGTCCAGCTGCTGACGTTCGTCTCGTAA
- a CDS encoding co-chaperone YbbN: protein MTVTLKDFYADWCGPCKTQDPILEDLEDDWEGRFEVEKVNVDEQQDIANEYQVRSLPTLIIENDDGIVERFVGVTQRNDIEDALESAGA, encoded by the coding sequence ATGACTGTCACACTCAAGGACTTCTACGCAGACTGGTGTGGCCCCTGCAAGACCCAGGATCCGATCCTCGAGGACCTCGAGGACGATTGGGAGGGCCGATTCGAAGTCGAGAAAGTAAACGTCGACGAGCAACAGGATATCGCGAACGAGTACCAGGTTCGGTCGCTGCCGACGCTGATCATCGAGAACGACGACGGCATCGTCGAGCGCTTCGTCGGCGTCACCCAGCGCAACGACATCGAGGACGCCCTCGAGTCGGCCGGCGCATAA
- the npdG gene encoding NADPH-dependent F420 reductase, whose translation MRIALLGGTGDIGEGLALRFARDTDHEILIGSRDPEKARDAVAEYEDELEARGADADIKGFGNEMAADRADVVILSVPPYYVGDTVEAVADSLDADSILITPAVGMQGDEDGLHYHPPDAGSVTELVAQRAPDEVPVVGAFHNLAADALSNLDNDLGLDTLVVADDSDAAATVLSIANEIDGLRALEAGPLANAAEVESVTPLVINIAKYNEEMHDVGVKWL comes from the coding sequence ATGCGAATTGCACTGCTCGGCGGCACCGGCGACATCGGCGAAGGGCTCGCACTGCGGTTTGCCCGGGATACGGACCACGAGATCCTCATCGGCTCGAGGGATCCCGAGAAGGCTCGCGACGCGGTCGCGGAATACGAAGACGAACTCGAGGCGCGCGGTGCCGACGCCGATATCAAGGGCTTTGGCAACGAGATGGCGGCCGATCGAGCCGACGTCGTCATTCTCAGCGTCCCGCCGTACTACGTCGGCGACACCGTCGAAGCGGTCGCCGACAGCCTCGACGCGGACTCGATTCTGATCACTCCCGCGGTCGGCATGCAGGGCGACGAGGACGGCCTGCACTACCACCCGCCGGACGCCGGCAGCGTCACCGAACTCGTCGCACAGCGGGCCCCCGACGAGGTGCCGGTCGTCGGCGCGTTCCACAACCTCGCGGCCGACGCGCTGTCGAACCTCGACAACGACCTCGGGCTCGACACGCTCGTCGTCGCCGATGACTCGGACGCCGCGGCAACCGTCCTGTCGATCGCGAACGAGATCGACGGCTTGCGCGCGCTTGAGGCCGGACCGCTGGCCAACGCGGCCGAAGTCGAGAGCGTCACGCCGCTGGTCATCAACATCGCGAAGTACAACGAGGAGATGCACGACGTCGGCGTGAAGTGGCTCTAG